In Bos indicus isolate NIAB-ARS_2022 breed Sahiwal x Tharparkar chromosome 2, NIAB-ARS_B.indTharparkar_mat_pri_1.0, whole genome shotgun sequence, a single genomic region encodes these proteins:
- the TNP1 gene encoding spermatid nuclear transition protein 1: MSTSRKLKSQGMRRGKNRTPHKGVKRSGSKRKYRKSSLKSRKRCDDANRNLRSHL; encoded by the exons ATGTCGACCAGCCGCAAATTAAAGAGTCAGGGCATGAGGAGGGGCAAGAACAGAACTCCTCACAAGGGAGTCAAAAGAAGTGGCAGCAAAAGAAAATATCGGAAGAGCAGCCTGAAGAGTAGAAAACGCTGTGACGATG CCAATCGCAATTTGCGCTCCCACTTGTGA